The following is a genomic window from Halichoerus grypus chromosome 5, mHalGry1.hap1.1, whole genome shotgun sequence.
TCATACTACTCAGTCCTCTGACTTCAATACCCTTTCATGGCTCCCCATCATGGACAAGATGAAATCCAAGCCCTTTCCAGAGGCAACTCGCTCTAGCCTCTGCCATCACTCCGGCTCTCTCCCAGACAGTGCCCAGCCAGACTCCCACCCTCATCCAGACACGCTACACTCTAGGCAGGCTGAATTACTTTGGGTGTGCATCTCCTATAATTTCACATAGGCAGTTCCCTCTGCTAAGAACACTTTTCCTCCTTGATGGAGCCatcctttaataaataaattggatgatggggcgcctgggtggctcagtcgttaagtgtctgccttctgctcaggtcatgatccgagtcctgggatcgagccccacatcgggctccttgctcagcaggaagcctgcttctccctctcccactcctcctgcttgtgttcttgctctcgctttctctctctgtcaaatacataaataaaatcttaaaaaaaataaataaataaattggatgcCATCTCTTGCAAGAGGGGTAGTGATGTGCCTCCCCGGAGGTCCCATGGCCCCTGAGTGTCTTTGCTCTACCGTTTCTGCTTCTGTCccagcacggggggggggggggggtgtccctgcGGGTGTGCAATGATAAGATGGCACCTCAACAATTGGGACTAACAGTCCACCCCGGTATAGGGCTCGACACCGGCCCGGCACCAGCGGGAAGCACCCTTACCTCTCTAGGCAAACCTGGCGCGGGTTCCCGTGCAGACCGCAGAGCACTCCTGGCGCCTCCCGCCGCGACACCTGGTGTCTCCCACCAGCCGGGAGCCGCCTGTGATTTGCATACCCATGGTGCACCACGAAGGGACAGTTTCACGATGCGGAGTTCCAGCCCCACGGAGATTTGTGCACTTTGTTGTAGGGCATATTGCCTGTTAGAAATACATGATCCGTACAaattccaggcagggagcacgaACCGTGCAGACACTGAACAACCATAAGTGTGCTAAGTGTTGTATTGTTCTAGGAGGTTCCAAGCAGGTACATAAAAgtatactctggtttctcttcagatcgtataaatctttcgccttttactaAAGATTTCCGTGGAGAGGAACAGTTGTGAGTTTTTACTCAATTTTTTGAGGCCTCTTTGAACGAGGCTTTTTtttcatggtttaaaaaatagGTCTGAAAGTTTTTTGGGTCATCTAGGTGTAAAAAGAATTACGTTGAAAAtctaatttagaatttatttttctatatatagattTACATTCTAGATTGATGCTATGTGAGGATATTCCAGGCAGAATATGTTCTTGCGCGTCAGTTTTTTTGCTTTCCTGTAGGTTATTTTTCTTAGATTCTTTTTGCGGTTTTGTTTCTTGTAGTACTCAGCTGTAGGTTATCCCAACTTACTCTTCGGGAGGGGAAGGACCAGAAAGAGAAGGTAAAAGTCATTCATGTTCCTCCCAATATTTTTGGCTTGAAATATAGCAGGAAGGGTAAGCTCAGTAGTTCCCTACCTCCCATCAGACTCCCTAGCTGTCTCCGCCGCAGTTTGGTATGATTTCTTTCACATTGATTTACCCCTCTCCAACTCTAAGCTGGTTTTTCATGCTGAAGATAGCAGATTCCTTACTATAAGGAAGGGGCTTAATTTACGAGTAGAACCAAGCACTGAAAGAAAGTGGGTAATATAATCGGGATAAGTAATATACAATCTCAGTGATAAGTGCCATACAGAAGCATTATGAGAGATAGGTTGCTAGGGCTAGCCACCAAGTGTGTCCTCAGATTTTGGACCTAGCTCCTCCCGCCAATCTGCATCTTCTTGCCcaagctcatttaattctctggCTTTAAGTAAATACCATCTCATAACTGGAGACGGTCCATAAATTTACAGCCATCAGCAGGTCCCATTGATGACCATATTCAAAGCATACACTTCATGCTGCTACATTTTACCTACTCCGCCCTGGTCCTAGAAGAGCTCTTCACGGATTCATGCGAAAACCCCTCCCTAACTGTTCTCCTTAGATTGCATCCCGTCCCCTCCTACCACTTTATCCCAAACTtccacacaacacacacagagaaattggtttttttttttttaatgttacttttgaaaaagatttatttatttgagagtgcacgcgcaagtgggggaggggcagagggcgagggagaagaagaagcaggcttcccctgaaCAGGAGCCCAtccgggatcttgacctgagcctaaggtcagccgcttaaccgactgagccacccaggtgcctctaccTCATACTCTTTAAACCATCATATTCCTTCATGACTatccactcttcatcaaacctagcataaaaATACTCAGGTTTAACCATTTCTTctggtcttcatttccttatgaagacTCCCATATTACTAAAActtatattggggcgcctggctaaCTCAGTTCGgggagtatgcgactcttgattgaccttggggttgttttattttattttattttatttaagattttatttatttgacagagagagacagcgagagagggaatacaagcagggggagtgggagagggagaagcaggcttcccgccgagcagggatcctgatgcggggctcgatcccaggaccctgggatcatgacctgagccaaaggcagacgcttaaccgactgagccacccagatgcccctgatcttggggttgtatgagtcccatgttggatgtagagattacgtAATGAAACATCTgaaataaatttgtatgcttttctcctgttaatctgtctttatcagtttaattttcagacccaacAAGGGACCCtaagaggggaaaggaaaactTCCTCCCCTACACTACCTTTTCTTTTGGCAAAAGGAATCGTGCTCTACTGGTCTGCACTGAGCTTTTTTCCGAAGGTCACagatatctttctttctttttttttttttaaaggttttatttatttatctgagagagagaatgggagacagagagcatgagagggggagggtcagagggagaagcagactccccgctgagcagggagcccgatgtgggactcgatcccgggtctccagaatcatgacctgagccgaaggcagtcgcttaaccaactgagccacccaggcgcccccacagatATCTTTCTACATCATGGTAAGAATATACCATAATCAGTCTTCTAGGTTAAACCAGGACATCTAGTTTGTTTTTGATTCTCATTATCCAAACAATGCTGCCATGAAGTGGTACTATGTAACCACATTTTCAGTCTTGAGAGATAATGCCAAATAACTATCTTTAATTCATGTGcaacatatttttgtataaaatcCCAGAGAAAGAAGTTTTAaccttattttcttctaatcGACTCTTCCTCATTTTAGATTGATTGTGTCTTGTTTTACAGCTTTTTggaataaaatagtatttaaataaggaaataaagtcaTCACTGAACATTTACAGAGCACTGATGTGACAGGGACTGGGGAACAAGAAATGAATAAGGCACCACTCTAGGCCCGGGGATCTTTCAGGGAGATTCAGATCCTCAGGAAGACAAAAGGTATAATGAATGAAAGGGTGGCATGGGGAGTCTTCAATAAATAGGAGAGTGAATGCACAGCCAGAGGATACTGCCTTCAGAACCAGTGATTTAATGCAAAGGTAGTAGCTGAGAGAAGAGTTACCACTAGTAATTCTGAGCGTCCTGAGAGTGAACTAGTGTATTTTGTCCTGAGAGCAATGGGGATGTTGAGTGGCTTCATAAGGGGAGTAGGGCTGACATCTTAagtctggctgctgtgtgggaaATGGCAGGAAGAGGGGCATGGCAGGCGCGGAGGCAGTGTGCTGGAGTGAAGGCAGGAAGACTATTAAGAGCTtgttacggggcgcctgggtggctcagtcgcttaaacatctgcctttggctcaggtcatggtcccagggtcctgggattgagccccacatcgggctccctactcagccggggcctgcttctccctctcctccccgcttgtgctctctctcaatatctctgtcactatctctccctctctctcaaataaacaaataaaaaacttaaaaaaaaaagagcttgttACTTTCATTCTGAACACAGGACTGGGTGAACTAAAGCTAAGAGAACTGAACCAACTGGAAAGATCtcataggggaagaaaaataactttccctCTACTCTCTGAGCTCTTGGCTGAAACCCTTGTAGTAAGAGacagattaacaaaagaaaaacaagtttattaacatgtatacctcaTGTGTACGTGGCAGATACCCAGGGAAAAAGGAGTACCTCCCTGAGGCAGCTAAAATACCTGCTGAAAAACCATCTTAAgctaaagaggaaagaaaagtgtaGGGAGGACACTTATGGGGGAGCCACCAAGAAAAGCATAGTAAACAAGATAAGGTTTGTTAAACAGATTTCAGTGGGGTGCCTTCTCCACTAAAATCCTCCTGTGAGTTCATCATCCTTCTTTTCCTGGTACAGAGAatgagacacccttacaaatggagatttcctttttaaatacaaatttcccttccaaaagggtaacttctactctGTTTCCAGAGCTTCCGCTGTTTCTCAAAAtagttcaaaataatccttaaagAGGCATCTTTTGGGTTGGCACATTCTGCTACCCTTCAGTCTCTCAGAAGGTGGAAGCCACGGGAAGGAGATGTGAGAAAGAGGAATAAGGCAAGGCTGAGATGCAGGTTTCTGGCTTAAGACACCcacgtaggggcgcctgggtggctcagtccttaggcgtctgccttcggctcacgtcatgatctcaggctcctgggatcgagccccgcatcgggctccctgctcggccggaggcctgcttctccctctcccactccccctgcctgtgttccctctctccctgtgtctctgtcaaataaataaattaaaaaattaaaaaaaaaaaaagacacccacgTAGATGAGAAACACGATGGGGGCAGAACTTGGGAAAGATGAGAAGGCAGCTCAATTTTGAACTGAGTCTGAAGTGTCCAGCATTTGGAGAGAGATCTCCAAGACGTAGGTCTGGAATAAAGAGGGAGCTGAGCTGAAACATGGGGTGGGTTATAAAAGTAAACGCGACAGGCCCGCGTGGCCAGAGGCCCAGGAGTTAGTCAGGATGAGGGTGCAAAGGAAATCGCTTTGGGGCCCCGCCAAGCCACGCCCACtacccctccttcccctccctcccaatcACACCCACAGGGCGGGGCGCAGAGCGGACCAGGGTTCTTCCAGCGCCAGGCTCGCAGGGCATGCTGGGGGCGAAAGCCCCCTCTGAGCGCCAGGCATGTTGGGAGCTGTAGTTTGGGACAGGCCAGAATTCCTCGCAAATCGCGGCCTTTGGTCACTTAAAGGGCAGGTCCAGAAAGCAGTGATGCTCCCGGGGCAGGGTTCCCCTCCGGCGGCGGCACGGGGCGCCCCGGGCTGCATCCCCTCTCCGCAGAGCGTGGCACTTCCATGCCTCTACGATCTGCTCCACCTGCAGGGGAAGGCTGGTCACGGCGGAGTGCAGCAGTAGCCCGCCTCGCCCCTCAGACACTGggccacaacccccccccccgcgcttctccctccccgcccccccccccccccggctgctGAGTGGATCTGAGTTTGGTTCCCCGCGTCCGCACCGGGATGAGCGGCTCCTGCTGGTTCTGCTCTTCCAGGGCGCTCAGCTCCGCCGGGGCCAGTAAGGCCAGTCTCAGCTCCCGCACCACCGGGGCCGCCACCTCGGCCACAGGCCGCTCCAGCACGGCCTGCGAACGCCAGCCCTAAGCCCGGACGGGCGGGGTACCTGCCCCGCGACCCGCTTGCCAGGTTCCTGCGCCCAAGCCTCCTTCCGCACCCCCACCGCGGGGTCCCCGTAGCCCCCGCTCACCGCGCCCACGCGCGCCCAGCTCCGGGCAGCCAGGACGAGCTCAGCCTCGTCCACACAGAGCTTGTCGCTGCGCAGCAGGGGCAGCAACGCGGGCGCCGACAGCTCCAAGAAGCCGCGGGTCCGGAGCGCCTCCTGTGGGTCCACGAATGGGTCAGGGAGGAGCAGAATGAGGTGTGAGGGTTTGGGAGTCTGAAGATGGGGAGCGATACCTGGCTGTGGGCCTCTATGAAGGCTATACAACGCTCCTGCAGCGGCCCCAGGCCAAAGGTCACGGCAACCTGGGAACAGAATGAAGGGTGTCAGGTTGGAGGCTGGAAGGCCATGTAGTGAGCCCTCCACACTGACGCCCTCCTACAAGCCTGTCCAAGAACACCCACCTGCAAGGCCTCACAAACCAGCTCCACATCCAGCACCTTCACCACAAACTCCAGGCACAGCTGGgaacagaaatgaaagtgggTTGGGCCCAGGTGTCTCTGCTCCAAGACCCTAGCCCCACCCCAGAAGCAGCGAGCCACCCAGACAACTAAGCAGCCACAAGCCCATCGTGACCTCCCAGACCGGGGGAGGCAAGAAATCACCAGGGGCTGAGACGTGGCAAGCCCAAAGGGACTAGAGACTAGCAGTCTGCCTTGGGTCCAGCAGTCTACCTTCTAGCACATTCCCCGATAATCAGACTAGATGAAAGCCATGTGAAAATCCACTCTCCTTTTCTCTGAGGACACTCATCTTCTTCCACTTGGACCCCTCCTGACTCAAAGATCCTTTCGTTTTAACCAGAAACTGAATTTCGTCCATGACCTGTCCCTTTCACCCTCACATCCAGAAAAGTGCTGGGTCATGCCAGTTTCACTTCTCTCAAAGTCATGCACCTCCCTCTTGGGCTTCCACTGCTACTCATCCCTCCTGGACTGGGGAGCCTTTCTCATCTCTCCCAATCACTTCTCCCCTTAGCTCCAAATCCTCACTCCCTTACCTAAAACCTCCAAtgatagaggggaggggggtgggaggatgggttagcctggtgatgggtattgaggagggcacgttctgcatggagcactgggtgttatgcacaaacaatgaatcatggaacactatatctaaaactaatgatgtaatgtatggggattaacataacaataaaaaaatttaaaaaaataaaacctccaaTGAATCTCCATGTCCTCTGggtaaaaaaaagtccaaattc
Proteins encoded in this region:
- the BTBD19 gene encoding BTB/POZ domain-containing protein 19 isoform X2; its protein translation is MQLLPTTSGPQAGPRDAWPRGAKHGAGGGLPGSAGVPVHQQCPAAPPLRAGGADSGCGVWAGGTARGRKRREDFLEEETFVLEQLCLEFVVKVLDVELVCEALQVAVTFGLGPLQERCIAFIEAHSQEALRTRGFLELSAPALLPLLRSDKLCVDEAELVLAARSWARVGAAVLERPVAEVAAPVVRELRLALLAPAELSALEEQNQQEPLIPVEQIVEAWKCHALRRGDAARGAPCRRRRGTLPREHHCFLDLPFK
- the BTBD19 gene encoding BTB/POZ domain-containing protein 19 isoform X4 yields the protein MEPPGLVVHGEAAPFSTALRSLLNNPQYSDVCFVVGQERQEVFAHRCLLACRCNFFQRLLGPKLGPGMPGPVVLSTVPVEAFLAVLEFLYTNSVRLRRRSAPVSFLFPLMGPVHPVPHTHSGLQRHVHLGPTHFHFCSQLCLEFVVKVLDVELVCEALQVAVTFGLGPLQERCIAFIEAHSQEALRTRGFLELSAPALLPLLRSDKLCVDEAELVLAARSWARVGAAVLERPVAEVAAPVVRELRLALLAPAELSALEEQNQQEPLIPVEQIVEAWKCHALRRGDAARGAPCRRRRGTLPREHHCFLDLPFK
- the BTBD19 gene encoding BTB/POZ domain-containing protein 19 isoform X3, whose protein sequence is MEPPGLVVHGEAAPFSTALRSLLNNPQYSDVCFVVGQERQEVFAHRCLLACRCNFFQRLLGPKLGPGMPGPVVLSTVPVEAFLAVLEFLYTNSVRLRRRSVLEVLTAAVEYGLEELRELCLEFVVKVLDVELVCEALQVAVTFGLGPLQERCIAFIEAHSQEALRTRGFLELSAPALLPLLRSDKLCVDEAELVLAARSWARVGAVEQIVEAWKCHALRRGDAARGAPCRRRRGTLPREHHCFLDLPFK
- the BTBD19 gene encoding BTB/POZ domain-containing protein 19 isoform X1, with amino-acid sequence MEPPGLVVHGEAAPFSTALRSLLNNPQYSDVCFVVGQERQEVFAHRCLLACRCNFFQRLLGPKLGPGMPGPVVLSTVPVEAFLAVLEFLYTNSVRLRRRSVLEVLTAAVEYGLEELRELCLEFVVKVLDVELVCEALQVAVTFGLGPLQERCIAFIEAHSQEALRTRGFLELSAPALLPLLRSDKLCVDEAELVLAARSWARVGAAVLERPVAEVAAPVVRELRLALLAPAELSALEEQNQQEPLIPVEQIVEAWKCHALRRGDAARGAPCRRRRGTLPREHHCFLDLPFK